The proteins below come from a single Erysipelothrix piscisicarius genomic window:
- the tig gene encoding trigger factor, translated as MKSTWTLNENSTGLLTVEVEEKAWKKAQDKTLENAIKNVEIQGFRKGQAPKELARKQVNEQMIMMDAVNAIANEAFVAGMVEQKIEPVATPELDIEAMTEDALTLKFIVTVKPEVELGEYKGLDIKRKRITVSAKDIEAELEKLQAEQAELQLKDGAVENGDTVVMDFEGFKDGVAFEGGKGENYTLEIGSNSFIPGFEEAMIGMVSEDEKDLDITFPEEYHVEELAGQPVVFKVKLHEVKTKVLPELNDEFVELLDDEEITSLDALKDSIKKNLKAQREQAEEDRVNEELVETISNNAKIDIPAAMIEEELNQMFNEFNQRLAQQGMNFDLYSQILGQSEEDVKEQMREDAEKRVRTRLTLEKIAEVEGLKVEDEEIEKEFTTISEVYGMELDQVKNLVSPDAIGYDILLRKAMELVQETLA; from the coding sequence ATGAAATCTACATGGACATTAAATGAAAACTCAACAGGATTATTAACTGTTGAAGTTGAAGAAAAAGCTTGGAAAAAAGCACAAGATAAAACTTTAGAAAATGCAATTAAAAACGTTGAAATTCAAGGGTTCCGAAAAGGACAAGCACCTAAAGAATTAGCTCGTAAACAAGTAAACGAACAAATGATTATGATGGATGCAGTTAATGCCATCGCTAATGAAGCATTTGTTGCAGGTATGGTTGAACAAAAAATTGAACCTGTTGCAACACCTGAATTAGACATCGAAGCAATGACTGAAGATGCATTAACATTGAAATTTATCGTTACTGTTAAACCAGAAGTTGAATTAGGTGAATATAAAGGTCTTGATATCAAACGTAAACGAATTACTGTTTCTGCAAAAGATATCGAAGCTGAGCTTGAAAAATTACAAGCAGAACAAGCAGAATTACAACTTAAAGACGGTGCAGTTGAAAACGGCGATACAGTTGTAATGGATTTTGAAGGATTTAAAGACGGCGTTGCATTTGAGGGTGGAAAAGGTGAGAACTATACATTAGAAATTGGTTCAAACTCATTTATTCCAGGTTTCGAAGAAGCAATGATCGGTATGGTTTCAGAAGATGAAAAAGATTTAGATATCACTTTCCCAGAAGAATACCATGTAGAAGAACTTGCTGGTCAACCAGTTGTCTTCAAAGTTAAATTACACGAAGTAAAAACTAAAGTGTTACCAGAATTAAACGATGAGTTTGTTGAATTGTTAGATGATGAAGAAATTACATCTTTAGATGCACTTAAAGATTCAATTAAGAAAAATCTAAAAGCACAACGTGAACAAGCAGAAGAAGATCGCGTAAATGAAGAACTTGTGGAAACAATTTCAAATAATGCAAAAATTGATATTCCTGCAGCAATGATTGAAGAAGAGTTAAACCAAATGTTTAATGAATTCAACCAACGTCTTGCACAACAAGGTATGAACTTCGATCTTTACTCACAAATTCTAGGACAATCAGAAGAAGATGTTAAAGAACAAATGCGTGAAGATGCAGAAAAACGTGTACGTACTCGCTTAACACTTGAAAAAATTGCTGAAGTTGAAGGATTAAAAGTAGAAGACGAAGAAATTGAAAAAGAATTTACAACAATTTCTGAAGTATACGGTATGGAACTTGACCAAGTTAAAAACTTAGTTTCACCTGATGCTATCGGATACGATATTTTATTACGAAAAGCGATGGAGCTAGTACAAGAAACTCTTGCTTAA
- the lon gene encoding endopeptidase La: MSEKNITISVPVVATRGVIVFPEQEIMIEVGRHKSMNAIDEAEKFFNGQVVLVSQKDILVDDPRQDELFEYGSLVNIKAVKRKQGFLRVTFTGLKRVKIDTLNDDGRMLFGAVTSLDDIIGEENEEMALVRRITNEIEQVSVQNITIPTEIVNQLTMGVSASQLSDQFSQYFPLQLERKQELLEELSVNERLLMIIEEIQREHTLAQIENTINEKVKDRVEENQREYYLREKMRAIREELGDVSDIGEDSDEFREMIENNPYPEYVKEKAMEELRRYEMLPQASGESGVIRSYLEWLLKTPWWQQTEDIKDLNLVREQLDDDHFGLDKVKDRIMEYLAVKEMTGNLEAPIICLVGPPGVGKTSLAKSIADSLGREFVKASVGGVRDEAEIRGHRRTYLGSLPGRIIQGMKKAGVVNPVFLIDEIDKMASDYKGDPSSAMLEVLDPEQNKMFSDNYLEEPYDLSNVMFVATANYLGDIPEALRDRLEIIQLSSYTEEEKLNIAKEHLIPKQLESNGLKKSQFRMSDAQLRYVIRHYTREAGVRQLERVIASLCRKTVLAILKDGKKTITINKDLITEWLGQIIFEYGQKEKKDQVGVVTGLAYTQFGGDVLSIEVTTYEGKGRLVVTGQLGDVMKESAEIAMGYVKSHARSLNIAPDFFEKHDVQVHVPEGAVPKDGPSAGVTFTTALISALTENKVRANLAMTGEITLRGNVLPIGGLKEKSLAAHRVGINRIVIPKLNEKDLAEVPDVVKESVTFIPCETIDEVLKEALI, translated from the coding sequence ATGAGCGAAAAAAATATAACAATAAGCGTTCCTGTTGTTGCAACGCGCGGTGTTATTGTGTTTCCAGAACAAGAAATTATGATTGAAGTTGGCCGTCACAAGAGCATGAATGCTATTGACGAAGCAGAAAAGTTCTTTAATGGACAAGTCGTGCTTGTAAGTCAAAAAGACATTCTTGTGGATGATCCGCGTCAAGATGAACTTTTTGAGTATGGTTCACTTGTTAATATTAAAGCCGTAAAACGTAAACAAGGATTTTTACGTGTTACATTTACAGGATTAAAACGTGTTAAAATCGACACATTAAACGATGATGGACGCATGCTTTTCGGTGCAGTAACATCTTTAGATGATATTATTGGCGAAGAAAACGAAGAAATGGCATTAGTTCGTCGTATTACGAATGAAATTGAACAGGTTTCTGTTCAAAATATAACAATCCCTACTGAGATTGTTAATCAACTAACGATGGGCGTGTCTGCCTCACAATTGAGTGATCAATTTTCTCAATACTTCCCACTTCAACTTGAACGCAAGCAGGAATTGCTGGAAGAATTAAGTGTAAACGAACGTCTTCTAATGATTATCGAAGAGATTCAACGCGAGCATACGCTTGCTCAGATTGAAAACACGATTAACGAAAAGGTTAAAGATCGTGTTGAAGAAAACCAACGTGAATATTACTTACGTGAAAAAATGCGCGCAATTCGTGAAGAGTTGGGTGATGTCAGTGATATTGGCGAGGATAGCGATGAATTCCGTGAAATGATCGAGAACAATCCTTATCCAGAATATGTTAAAGAAAAAGCGATGGAGGAATTGCGTCGTTATGAAATGTTACCACAAGCCTCAGGTGAGTCGGGTGTTATTCGTTCATATCTAGAATGGCTATTAAAAACACCATGGTGGCAACAAACGGAAGATATTAAAGATTTAAATCTTGTGCGTGAACAACTTGATGATGACCACTTCGGTTTGGATAAAGTTAAAGATCGTATTATGGAGTATCTTGCGGTTAAAGAAATGACCGGGAATTTAGAAGCTCCAATCATCTGTCTAGTGGGGCCTCCAGGGGTTGGTAAAACGTCACTTGCGAAATCAATTGCGGATTCACTTGGTCGTGAATTTGTAAAAGCATCTGTAGGTGGTGTGCGTGATGAAGCGGAAATTCGTGGTCACCGTCGTACTTATCTTGGATCATTACCAGGACGTATTATTCAGGGAATGAAAAAAGCGGGTGTTGTGAATCCAGTGTTCTTAATTGATGAGATTGATAAAATGGCTTCAGATTATAAGGGCGATCCTTCAAGTGCGATGCTTGAAGTGTTGGATCCTGAACAAAACAAAATGTTTAGCGATAACTACTTAGAAGAACCTTATGATTTATCAAATGTTATGTTCGTAGCGACTGCAAACTACTTAGGGGATATTCCTGAAGCGTTACGCGATCGTTTAGAAATTATTCAACTTAGTTCATACACTGAAGAAGAAAAACTTAATATAGCGAAAGAACATTTAATACCAAAACAATTGGAATCAAACGGACTTAAAAAATCTCAATTCCGTATGAGTGATGCACAATTACGATATGTAATTCGTCACTACACACGCGAAGCAGGGGTTCGCCAATTAGAGCGTGTCATTGCGTCGTTATGTCGAAAAACGGTTCTTGCAATCCTCAAAGATGGTAAGAAAACAATTACAATCAATAAAGACCTAATTACAGAGTGGTTGGGACAAATTATTTTCGAATATGGCCAAAAAGAGAAGAAAGATCAAGTTGGTGTTGTAACAGGTCTTGCTTATACTCAATTTGGTGGTGATGTACTTTCAATTGAAGTAACAACGTACGAAGGTAAGGGTCGACTTGTGGTTACGGGACAATTGGGTGATGTAATGAAGGAGTCGGCAGAAATTGCAATGGGATATGTTAAGAGTCATGCTCGCAGCTTGAATATTGCTCCGGATTTCTTTGAAAAACATGATGTCCAAGTTCACGTACCAGAAGGTGCTGTTCCAAAAGATGGTCCTTCGGCAGGTGTAACCTTTACGACGGCATTAATCAGTGCTTTAACTGAAAACAAAGTGCGTGCAAACCTTGCGATGACTGGTGAAATTACATTGCGCGGTAATGTCTTGCCAATTGGTGGTTTAAAAGAGAAATCCCTAGCGGCACATCGTGTAGGCATTAACCGAATTGTCATTCCAAAACTCAATGAAAAAGACTTAGCAGAAGTTCCAGATGTTGTTAAGGAAAGTGTAACATTTATTCCATGCGAAACCATTGATGAAGTGTTGAAAGAAGCGCTTATTTAA
- the yihA gene encoding ribosome biogenesis GTP-binding protein YihA/YsxC — translation MAWKTNDAQLIISAAHSSQFPETGQKEIVMVGKSNVGKSSLINAITNRKKLAYVGQTPGKTRLINFYHINDEVILTDVPGYGFANRSKQEQIHYGTLMDSYFELRHPSVMLVLVDVRRGVSQDDLMMIEFAIHYGIRYALVLSKVDKLSKNKINNIKRDVFKEFPDVTVLEFSSLKNETREPIIKFIEQNI, via the coding sequence ATGGCGTGGAAGACAAATGATGCGCAGTTGATTATCTCAGCTGCGCATTCGTCTCAATTTCCTGAGACGGGACAAAAAGAAATTGTTATGGTAGGTAAATCAAATGTAGGGAAATCTTCGTTGATAAATGCGATAACAAACCGTAAGAAGTTAGCTTATGTTGGACAAACACCTGGGAAAACCCGTTTAATAAACTTCTATCATATTAACGATGAAGTTATTTTAACGGACGTACCAGGTTATGGTTTCGCAAATCGTTCCAAACAAGAGCAAATCCATTATGGGACGTTGATGGATAGTTACTTTGAATTACGTCATCCATCCGTCATGCTTGTCCTTGTGGATGTTCGTCGTGGTGTAAGCCAAGATGACCTAATGATGATTGAGTTTGCGATTCATTACGGAATTCGTTATGCTCTTGTTTTATCAAAAGTCGATAAATTATCAAAGAACAAGATCAATAACATAAAGCGTGATGTCTTTAAGGAATTCCCGGATGTTACGGTACTTGAGTTTTCATCATTAAAAAATGAAACGCGTGAACCAATCATTAAATTTATTGAACAAAATATTTAA
- a CDS encoding sugar-transfer associated ATP-grasp domain-containing protein — MKKLFWKIKYYFKRLFSMDFSGFKNAIQYAHEKSGRSRIVLFFDMVWCSFKYTAGYVDYNEFEFYDLNSKQRETFITLGHSARIAKYYNDPEYLDIFDDKSIFVKRFSDFVHRDTFDIRESDAKGLEAFVRKHGKVMAKRTTDYVGRGIEVVDVNENPDLDFEELYVALMDNRQYLIEEFFKQHPKMNELSPTSVNTLRVITFLDDENVPRILVSVLKSGLGSHVDNIGQGGMYTILDDTGTVVYPFIDKNCNQHTKHPITGTDLIGFQVPHYEQLISSIKEACLVIPQVRYMGWDVAVGVDGPEIIEGNSSTGPFQVIPSMSDEKVGVKPIYDQYIKTY; from the coding sequence ATGAAAAAACTATTTTGGAAAATTAAGTATTATTTTAAACGTCTTTTTAGTATGGATTTTTCTGGATTTAAAAATGCTATCCAATATGCACATGAAAAGAGTGGGCGTTCTCGTATCGTGTTATTTTTTGATATGGTTTGGTGTTCATTTAAATATACTGCGGGCTATGTTGATTACAATGAGTTTGAATTCTATGATTTGAACAGTAAGCAACGGGAAACCTTTATTACACTCGGTCATTCTGCAAGGATTGCTAAGTACTATAATGATCCTGAATATCTCGATATTTTTGATGATAAATCAATTTTTGTGAAGCGTTTTAGTGATTTTGTTCACCGTGATACCTTTGATATTCGTGAAAGCGACGCAAAAGGGCTTGAAGCCTTTGTTCGTAAACACGGAAAAGTCATGGCAAAACGTACAACGGATTACGTTGGTCGTGGTATTGAGGTTGTTGATGTGAATGAAAATCCGGATCTTGATTTTGAAGAACTTTATGTAGCATTGATGGATAACCGTCAATATCTTATTGAAGAGTTCTTTAAACAACATCCTAAAATGAATGAATTATCACCTACGAGTGTTAATACGCTACGCGTCATTACATTTTTAGATGATGAGAATGTTCCTCGAATTTTAGTATCGGTATTAAAATCGGGATTAGGAAGCCACGTTGATAATATCGGTCAGGGCGGTATGTATACCATTCTTGATGATACGGGAACCGTTGTTTACCCATTTATCGACAAAAACTGTAATCAACATACAAAGCATCCAATTACTGGAACTGATTTGATTGGTTTTCAAGTGCCCCATTATGAACAACTGATTTCGAGCATTAAAGAAGCGTGTCTTGTGATTCCACAAGTTCGCTATATGGGTTGGGATGTTGCGGTTGGTGTTGATGGTCCTGAAATTATTGAAGGCAATTCATCGACTGGTCCATTCCAAGTGATTCCAAGTATGTCTGATGAAAAAGTCGGTGTTAAGCCGATCTATGATCAATACATTAAAACGTATTAA
- a CDS encoding GNAT family N-acetyltransferase yields MKAKTDLVLETERLILRPVVLEDADDMYLYARTYQVTRMTRFKPHQNVEDTKQAIKNVFLSRPQKSWPEAFAITLKNNGRMIGTCDFWPISESEGVYEMGYALNPRFWGLGLMTEAATAVLDFAFNTYDVRRMELKHLKCNPASGAVARKIGFIEEGIKRQAAKFEDGYDDIVCYGLLKEEYDDRETGEEVCSQRS; encoded by the coding sequence ATGAAGGCTAAGACAGATTTAGTACTTGAAACGGAGCGGTTAATTCTTCGTCCGGTCGTTCTTGAAGATGCCGATGATATGTATCTCTATGCACGGACGTATCAAGTAACACGTATGACACGATTTAAGCCTCATCAAAATGTCGAGGATACGAAGCAGGCAATTAAGAATGTCTTTTTATCCAGACCTCAAAAAAGTTGGCCGGAAGCGTTTGCGATTACTTTAAAAAATAATGGCCGAATGATTGGTACGTGTGATTTTTGGCCAATCAGTGAATCGGAAGGTGTGTACGAGATGGGTTATGCATTAAATCCGCGTTTTTGGGGATTAGGTCTGATGACTGAAGCGGCAACTGCGGTTTTAGATTTCGCATTTAACACATATGATGTACGTCGTATGGAATTGAAACATTTAAAGTGTAACCCCGCGTCGGGTGCTGTCGCACGAAAAATAGGTTTTATTGAAGAAGGAATCAAACGTCAAGCGGCGAAGTTCGAAGACGGCTATGATGATATTGTATGTTATGGACTACTCAAGGAGGAATATGATGACCGAGAAACTGGCGAAGAAGTATGCTCACAACGAAGTTGA
- a CDS encoding DUF2812 domain-containing protein: MNMKLDKTTFSIIEFNEEVSYLETKAEEGLMLESYDGIGYHFKASEPAKLNFEVAYTIEPMHDNLMDLYLNQGFILICDYRSEKGGTYYYFARPRSNQPIESFNEDRVEVIQMMIHRIERFTGIVIGALLVFFIYLYLNYRNNLYFIIIGAGGVLGIYTYQLRRKAKAVLEEISK; encoded by the coding sequence ATGAATATGAAATTAGATAAAACAACATTCTCGATTATTGAATTTAACGAAGAGGTGAGCTACCTTGAAACGAAAGCTGAAGAAGGATTGATGCTTGAAAGCTATGATGGAATTGGCTACCATTTCAAGGCAAGTGAGCCAGCCAAATTAAACTTCGAAGTGGCGTATACAATAGAACCGATGCACGACAACCTTATGGACTTGTATCTGAATCAAGGATTTATTTTAATTTGCGATTACAGGAGTGAAAAAGGAGGAACTTATTATTATTTCGCAAGACCACGTTCAAACCAACCCATAGAATCGTTTAATGAGGACCGCGTTGAGGTCATACAAATGATGATCCACCGCATTGAAAGGTTTACAGGGATTGTAATTGGGGCGTTGCTTGTATTTTTCATCTATTTGTATTTAAATTATCGCAATAATCTTTATTTCATTATTATTGGTGCTGGTGGTGTTTTGGGTATCTATACGTACCAACTTCGTCGTAAAGCGAAAGCGGTACTTGAAGAAATTAGTAAATAA
- a CDS encoding LacI family DNA-binding transcriptional regulator has protein sequence MATIKDIALKAHVSQATVSRILNEDPTLSVKDETRDEVFRVAKELNYRIKKKNKKADVLMVGIVQWISSNEEEEDPYYYSLRMSVENFCISHKIQIKRYYKENMVDVFLEDDLDGLVCVGKFSHQQANDLERHCPAIVFVDSNPDSHKYSAVVHDLEGATAAAINHLKAMGHTRIGYIGGREYLGATKIEYVDRRESTFNELMQKDPELDFNKANVYLGKYTAQTGYASVIEALKHEVVPTAFVCASDTIAMGALRALGEMKESIPHQISIVGYNDIASAKFFNPPLTTVALDTKYMGELAAQLLTLRISSKSFIPVKVVCSTKLVVRETVFSVKTLL, from the coding sequence ATGGCTACCATTAAAGATATCGCATTGAAGGCACACGTCAGTCAGGCAACCGTTTCTCGGATCTTAAATGAGGATCCAACATTAAGTGTCAAAGATGAAACCCGTGACGAAGTGTTTCGTGTTGCGAAAGAATTGAATTACCGGATTAAGAAAAAGAATAAAAAAGCAGATGTATTGATGGTTGGTATTGTTCAATGGATTTCAAGTAATGAAGAGGAAGAGGATCCCTACTACTACTCACTCCGTATGAGTGTTGAGAATTTCTGTATCAGTCATAAAATTCAAATAAAGCGTTATTATAAAGAGAATATGGTTGATGTGTTTTTGGAAGATGATCTGGATGGATTAGTCTGTGTTGGTAAGTTCTCACACCAACAGGCAAATGATTTGGAGCGGCATTGTCCTGCGATTGTATTTGTGGATTCAAATCCTGATTCGCACAAATATTCTGCTGTTGTACATGATCTTGAAGGGGCTACTGCAGCTGCCATCAACCATCTTAAAGCGATGGGACACACACGTATTGGCTATATTGGAGGTCGTGAGTATTTAGGGGCTACGAAGATTGAATATGTTGATCGACGCGAAAGTACATTTAATGAGTTGATGCAAAAGGATCCTGAATTGGATTTTAATAAAGCGAATGTTTACTTGGGGAAATATACAGCTCAAACGGGATATGCAAGTGTGATTGAAGCATTAAAGCATGAAGTTGTACCTACAGCTTTTGTTTGTGCAAGCGACACGATTGCAATGGGTGCATTACGAGCTTTAGGGGAAATGAAAGAATCAATCCCGCACCAAATATCCATCGTCGGGTATAACGATATTGCCAGTGCTAAGTTCTTTAATCCGCCCCTTACAACGGTTGCGTTGGATACAAAATACATGGGTGAGTTGGCAGCGCAATTGTTGACATTGAGGATTAGCTCTAAGAGTTTTATCCCGGTTAAGGTTGTCTGTTCCACGAAGCTGGTGGTTAGAGAAACTGTGTTTTCAGTAAAAACTTTACTGTAA
- a CDS encoding galactose ABC transporter substrate-binding protein, whose amino-acid sequence MKKLSKLILVSLLALTLFGCSSKGGAEGNANEGGKTYNIGVAIYKFDDNFMTLYREELASYFKEVGEKDGNTYKLDIQDGKQDQANQTEQINNFIAQGKDLIIANMVDPTAAGSIINSAKAKDIPVVFINREPETQELEIWPGKTTYVGADATQSGTIQGYMIANLENKGDIDGDGVVSYITLMGDPANVDAKQRTEFSVKGLEEKGVKTSALAQPYQANWDTAKGQEFTANALEQFGNKLEVVFANNDGMAVGAVTAIEAAGRKVGEDIFVVGVDAIPDAIELLKVGKLTGTVLNDHFNQSHTAVDVALELLQGKDVSAYYWHDYVGVTNPEEAELKRAEARKETVEEAVKRYAERDAQ is encoded by the coding sequence ATGAAGAAATTGAGTAAATTGATTTTAGTATCATTGTTAGCGCTTACTTTATTCGGATGCTCATCCAAGGGTGGAGCAGAAGGAAATGCTAATGAAGGTGGAAAGACTTACAACATCGGAGTTGCAATCTATAAATTCGATGATAACTTCATGACACTATATCGTGAAGAACTTGCATCATACTTTAAAGAAGTAGGGGAAAAAGACGGAAACACTTACAAACTTGACATTCAAGATGGTAAGCAAGACCAAGCAAACCAAACAGAGCAAATTAATAACTTTATTGCTCAAGGTAAAGATTTAATCATCGCAAACATGGTTGACCCTACAGCAGCAGGATCAATTATCAATTCAGCAAAAGCAAAAGACATTCCAGTTGTATTCATTAACCGTGAACCAGAAACACAAGAATTAGAAATCTGGCCAGGAAAAACAACATATGTTGGTGCTGATGCAACACAATCCGGAACAATCCAAGGATATATGATCGCAAACCTTGAAAATAAAGGTGATATCGATGGTGATGGCGTTGTAAGTTACATTACTTTAATGGGTGACCCTGCAAACGTTGATGCAAAACAACGTACAGAGTTCTCAGTTAAAGGTCTTGAAGAAAAAGGCGTTAAAACAAGTGCTTTAGCTCAACCTTACCAAGCGAACTGGGATACAGCTAAAGGTCAAGAATTTACAGCAAACGCATTAGAACAATTTGGAAATAAATTAGAAGTTGTATTTGCAAATAATGACGGTATGGCAGTTGGTGCTGTTACAGCAATCGAAGCAGCTGGACGTAAAGTTGGTGAAGATATCTTCGTAGTTGGAGTTGATGCAATTCCAGATGCGATCGAACTTCTAAAAGTTGGTAAGTTAACAGGTACGGTTCTTAATGACCACTTTAACCAATCACACACAGCAGTTGATGTAGCACTTGAATTATTGCAAGGAAAAGATGTTTCAGCTTACTACTGGCATGATTATGTTGGAGTAACAAACCCTGAAGAAGCAGAACTTAAACGTGCAGAAGCTCGTAAAGAAACTGTAGAAGAAGCAGTAAAACGTTACGCAGAACGTGACGCTCAATAA
- a CDS encoding sugar ABC transporter ATP-binding protein has translation MSEYILEMKDINKTFPGVKALDHVNLRLKPGTVHALMGENGAGKSTLMKCLYGIYHRDSGSVIFNGNEVEFKDAKEAIDSGISMIHQELQPIRMMTVGENIFLGNYPMTKFNTVDHKKMYHETKRLLEEVGLDVEPTTLLNELTVSQMQSIEIAKAISHNAKVVIMDEPTSSLTATEVEKLFAIIDKLTKKGIAIVYISHKMDEILRISDEITIMRDGCYVGTWPASEMTNDSIIKNMVGRELKSLFPPKTNKPTDEVVLRVENLTSPNPLSFKECYFELKRGEILGVGAL, from the coding sequence ATGAGCGAATACATCCTAGAAATGAAAGATATTAATAAAACATTCCCTGGGGTTAAAGCATTAGACCATGTCAATTTACGATTAAAACCGGGTACAGTTCATGCACTTATGGGTGAAAATGGAGCTGGGAAATCAACGTTGATGAAATGTTTATATGGAATCTATCATAGAGATTCAGGGTCCGTAATCTTTAATGGTAATGAGGTTGAATTTAAAGATGCAAAGGAAGCCATTGATTCAGGAATTTCAATGATTCATCAAGAATTACAACCAATTCGTATGATGACTGTTGGGGAAAATATTTTCTTAGGAAATTACCCAATGACCAAATTTAATACGGTCGATCATAAGAAAATGTATCATGAAACGAAACGTTTATTAGAAGAAGTTGGATTGGATGTGGAGCCAACAACGTTACTTAATGAATTAACCGTTTCACAAATGCAGTCAATTGAAATTGCAAAGGCAATTTCGCATAACGCTAAGGTTGTAATTATGGATGAACCAACATCATCACTAACTGCTACAGAAGTGGAGAAACTGTTTGCAATTATTGATAAACTCACCAAAAAAGGCATCGCAATTGTTTATATTTCCCACAAGATGGATGAAATATTAAGAATTTCGGATGAAATAACAATCATGCGGGATGGTTGTTATGTTGGCACATGGCCAGCAAGTGAAATGACGAATGATTCAATTATTAAAAATATGGTTGGTCGTGAGTTGAAAAGTTTATTCCCTCCAAAGACAAACAAACCGACTGATGAAGTTGTCTTACGTGTTGAGAATTTAACGTCACCAAATCCATTGTCATTTAAAGAGTGTTATTTTGAATTAAAACGTGGTGAAATCTTGGGGGTAGGGGCCTTGTAG
- a CDS encoding ATP-binding cassette domain-containing protein, producing the protein MEAIYGMRAIDHGIVKLGDKQLVVNRPQDAIRNGIALVTEDRRGNGIFGVLSVSDNVAIASIDQYIHKGLLDDKKISEVVDRSIDRLNIKTASKKTHIENLSGGNQQKVILSRWLANNPDILILDEPTRGIDVGAKFEIYQIINELAAEGKSIIMISSEMAELLGVSDRIMVMCECRVSGFLDKEEATQESVMTLATKFME; encoded by the coding sequence ATGGAAGCGATCTATGGTATGCGCGCAATTGATCATGGGATTGTAAAATTAGGGGATAAACAACTTGTTGTGAATCGTCCTCAAGATGCAATCCGTAATGGAATCGCGCTGGTTACGGAAGACCGACGCGGGAATGGTATCTTTGGTGTTTTATCCGTATCGGATAACGTTGCCATCGCATCGATTGATCAGTATATTCATAAAGGTCTTTTGGATGATAAAAAAATAAGCGAAGTTGTTGATCGCAGTATTGATCGCCTAAACATTAAAACTGCAAGCAAGAAAACGCATATTGAAAATCTATCTGGAGGAAACCAACAAAAAGTAATTCTATCGCGTTGGTTAGCCAATAATCCTGACATTCTAATTTTAGATGAACCAACACGTGGTATTGATGTTGGTGCGAAGTTTGAGATTTACCAAATCATTAATGAGTTAGCTGCTGAAGGTAAGAGCATCATCATGATTTCTTCAGAGATGGCGGAACTTTTAGGGGTCTCAGATCGTATTATGGTAATGTGTGAGTGTCGTGTTTCAGGCTTTTTAGATAAAGAAGAAGCAACACAAGAAAGTGTTATGACGCTTGCAACGAAGTTTATGGAATAA